Part of the Mya arenaria isolate MELC-2E11 chromosome 8, ASM2691426v1 genome, AAAAACATGCAACCCTTCCTGCtgaaatcccaacaaaatggccgcccctatttcaaatttggTTCTGAGATTCTGATTGGTTGTTGTACAAATATGGCTTATCATGGGAATGGATTATGAACAAAGCATTAAGATCTATGATGATAACTTGTATAGAAATTAAAGTAATATGAATTCTGTGAATATTCAGTTGAATGCaattaataactgtttattttgtaagtgtattattttgcataatattataaaattatgatttattgcattgatttattaaaagtatccttttttatattattttgaatcattaatTGATAATTCATTTGTTCATCCAGTCATTTAAAAGTAACtaattaagtaaattaattaatcaatttattaattatttattaatttatttattcattccttcattcaattatttatttaaattttcattcattcattcattcattattcattcattcattcattcattcattcattaattcattcattcattcattcattcattcattcattcattcattcattcatgtattattcattcattcaatcactAATCAATCAACCAACCAATGAATCAATCCACCAGTTAATCAATCAATACACATTAATTtatcattcattcatcattcattcatttgtgcaatcaatcaatcaatcaatcaatcaatcattcattcattcatccatgtattattttatttttggattcaacccttttttccatatttcattcattcatcaagAGATATACTTCATTCAATCAGGAATAGAATGTATGAATTTGATGAAtgactgaatatttttttatgatattgtagatttacacatggataaactaaaacaattaaattactgctgataaaagaaattcttaacatgaacatgaattattataattggGATGAAATGCagaatttttaaaagaaaaaattgTTCAGCTAAGAAAAAGcacttattatttatataatacacttaaaatgcaaaaaagtgcACCtacaaagcaaaaaaataaataaataagcttcagtttttcttttaaagcttcGTCTTTGGTTGAAAAGACAAAgcttttgtttaagaaatatatggCTTAAACAAAAAGACGAAGCTATTTTTCAAAAGACGAAGGTTTAGAGaagctttttttaataaaagtgaacctttcatgaaaaaaacgcagcttttgaaaaaaaaacgaagaaaaagcacagcttttgcgaagcttttgaaaaaaacgcAGCTTTGGAAAAAAAGCCCAGCTTTAGCGAAGAAATAGCTTCGCTTAAGCTGCGCTTTTTATGAAGCTTCGTTTTTATTTGGCACGGGAACCCTTTAAATtcaagattttttgtttttctgtttataCAACTAAAAAACATTTTCCTTTGCCCTAACGGCTGCAAAAACCTCAGTCACATCTTCAATGGGCATTGAGTTGTTAAAAGCTAAAAATCgggtttttattaaaatcaaaattatttaataaacctGAGTAACAAAAgggttttaaagtattttttcttcaaataagtgCATACGGTAActttacacaaataaacaaactatttttgattattcgaatactgattttgtcattcaaataccaaatgtttgaacgaatatttgtttgcatccctataATGTTGTGAAAATGGCTCATGTAGCAAACGTGTAACAATTGTTTACATAAGTAAATAACTACAATTTTGACATCTTTTTGATGTTATAAAAGTCAATTGACACAGACGAAATAGCCCTCAAGGATGTTCCCTGGTATTTGGGGATTGTATGACAGACACTGTGTATtaaaaattcatatttattaactGACTAAGCCGTTTTGGACTGAAATTTACAAAAAGacaattttttaaaccaattttttATTCCTTTTCTTTTACTTAATTCCATCCGGCAAAGTCCAAATCGATCCAGACCAGCAAATTGTTGGTTTTAGAAGCTCTGTAAAGAATCACCTCTGCTCAATTGACATTCTGTATGCACTTAGATTATGTACATAAACTTCATCCAAAGCTGAAATGTTGATTAACTTTTATCAGTAGGTGAAATATAACAACTAAAcgttattaaatacaaatgtagctTCAAAATATATAGCTTTATAGGAAACTGTGTTACATATAAAtaacacataaaactattttagaTTCTATAGATGTTTAATCCAGTCACTAATTCACCATTCTTACATCCTACAGGATGTGCAGAACCATCAGCTTGATCTCAGACCTGGCTAAGGATGTATACAAGATGGCCGATTTCAAGCAGCTTCCATCCAAGGTTGCTAAGATAACAACAAGTCTGAACCAGGTTAGAGAGGTCAGAAAGAAGAACCAAGGCTCATTAAAGACTTCTGGCAAGTCCATGCTGACAAAGATCAAGGACTTAAGGAAGTCACTGAACCAGCTGCTAGATAAGCTGGAGAAGAGGACAGTGAAACAGATGGACAGCGTCCTGGCTGACCTGGATGACACACTACAGAAGGACATTGACTTCTGCACACTCATACATGACCAGCTCAAGGCTTTGATGGACACCATCCAATCCCAGGGCAAGGACGATGAGTCAAGCTCCTACATTGGCTTCAGGAAGTGTGAAGAGAAGATGGCAGAAGCCAACAGCTTGCTCCAGGTGATGTCCACAAAACCTGAATTGACCGCCACTTTCCAGCCTGATACCAGAGTAACACAACTGCTTTCTGATATGCATTCATTAGGCAAGCTCCAGGGTAATCAGGAAACACTGACAGGCCATCAAATGTCTAACATGAAGTCTTCTGAACAAATCAGGCCATTGCCAGATATATCGAGGGTTTTCAcagttaaaaacaaatcaacctTCAATGTGAACATCAAGCAAGATACAGTTTCCTGTTATATTGTGGGAATTACAGAACTGTCATCAGGTGAGATTATTCTTGTAGATACCAGAAATAACAGAGTGAAAATATTGAACAGGGAGTATAAGGTAATAGCCAAATATGATGTCCCTCATAAGCCCCAGGACATCTGTCATGTGACTGGTAATCAGGTGGCTGTAGCAGTAAACCGTGATTATCCTGTCAGGCATGAGGTCCACTTTCTCACTGTGACAGCTGGCACCATCAAGATGACCAGGAAGTTCTCAGTTGATCATGACTGCAAGTCCATCAGGCACCATGGGGACCAGCTGTATGTGGGCTCCTATACAGCCCTGTACCTCTACACCACTGATGGCAAGCTAGTCAAGAAAATGTATGAAGACACATCAAGAGGGATGACAGTGGCTCAATTTGCTTTGAACCAAGATGGCAAGAGGATATACATCTGTGATTGGGGCAATCACAAAATCGTTACAATTGACAACAATGGCAGCATTCTAACCACACTGCAGGATCCAGACATTGTAGGGCCATATGGTGTACATGTGAGTGAGGGTGgacatgtgtttgtgtgttcatGGGACTCCCACACAGTGGTGCAGGTTGACCAGGAAGGCAGGAAGAAGCTGGCCACACTGGTCGGGTGGAGAGATGGAATCGAATGTCCACAGGCAGTTCGGTACAGCACCCACACTGGCAGACTGATTGTGGgtggaaaacaaaataacattctgGTGATGGAACTCCAGTAGAGAGACAGTCAGAAAGTCAACAATAGTTGTAAAAGGTTAATGAAGTGATGGAAGGAAAACATTGAGCGAGACAGAACATCAGATGCAAACCAGTAATATTACATATTGTAACTGTAACAACTTGAATGTGgtaatcatatttttaactaTGTTTAATTTACTAGTAGTTCATAATAATCTGTATGCTAATCTAGATTTTACTTATTagactttcaaaatatattgataaaccagaaaaaaatgacagaaatagtgtaaatatatagtaagtatgtgtgtttgtttatatttaatacttGATATCTGTAATtgttaaaacctttttaaatttacttcTGTATCATGCAAAACCTCATGAAATGAttcaatattatcataaatcAAATAGCACAATTTAGTAtcatcaaaatcaaatattcTAATTTAGTATTATCAAAAGTTATGTTAgttgatgtatatattattataatttaaatttcattactgttaaaatacaataagtaagattttttaaatttacatctGTATCATGCAATATATATCtcatgaaatgatttaatattatcaaaaacaaataaagtgatTAACGGTAGTATCACCAAAAGAAATATCCTGATCTAGTATCCTAAACATCTTATACAGTAATAAATTGgttttgaaatgtatattattaGTTTAACTGACCCTTGAAAGTTACATTGACCCAGACTTAGGCCACACTGTTTATTGTCATGTTTATCGTCAATTCCATTTCTCGACACATGTCTTGGTATAGTGATCTGATTACGATACTCTCACAAGCAATAGTTCAAGAGATTGGCAGTgtcttttttaccattttgggAAGAGGCTCAAggctttttttcattgaaaaaatgcGCCATTTTGACTGTATTTAGGAATGCCAGTTAATTGCTTTAAAGTTAGACATAATAAGATTGTTTTCTTTGAGAATACATCAACTTTTCCGTAAAAAAACATATGGGGacccaattttgttttaaatcgactttaatttttacattttggaaaaagtatatgtttttattttggaagTGTGGCAGAAATTATTGGTCAGCATATTTTTCACTTGCTTGGTTATTTCTGGTTTCAGGCACGGTATTCACTATCCCAAGTATACCTTACATTTACATGAaacaaactagagctatcacagaattAATGAATGCCCCCAAAGACAGGGCGAGGCTGGGACTTGATGACACAAATGCAACTCAATTATATCCCCAGCATATACCAAACTTAAGACTTAATGAAGGTCTACCTTTTTATAAGGAAATGCTTGTTTCATGTCAATATCTTGACAGTTTTTCTTAACCGATGATAACAGTGATCACACCAGAGCTTGGAAATTATactattccccccccccccccccctaaaaaacAGACCAACAAAAAATCTTACCTAAAACACAGACCGCCCTAAATCGTTGTCTACCGATCGTGGTGTATCAACTATTAGAAGATTTGCAAGGTCTGTAACGTTCAGCTCCGAAAATATGGGTAACCGACGCACGCCCCCTTCCTCGTTGGAAAGGTACCAGGATAAGCGCTTCAGTGCCTCTGATCGTACCCTGTATACGGATGATGAAAtcagtttaatatatttttctattttattccACAATACTTTCTTGTTATTCTAGTTTCAaacttctttatatttaaccTTTGAGAAACAacttattacaatattatactTATCACTCTCTTTTGCATAATGTTATGGCCTGCTGGTGTGTAAGCTCATTTATACTCGAACTTGGGCCTTGCCCATTcacaaaaattgaaatgattagatattcgataaaaaatattacGGTAGCAATGTTTTGGCACTTTTTTAATTTGGGAATTGTGGCTATGTAGCTATTAGCCTCAGAATTTGTCCCAGAACTTACTTAAATCATttaaggtcacaatgacctcaAATCAATGGGGGTCATCTTTTGACCCTTGACCCTGTCAAATGTGCATATCACATTTGACGACTTCGTCCATTTGATGTTTCTGGAACATGACATTCAATGGATATTGATCATAAACAAACATGTGACGGACAAGTCATTCCTTTGTGTCTGCCATACTCACCAGGCGATACAAAAGCAGACGAGCTTCAGCTATTGTGCGATTCTTGACTCACCACAATTTTAGACTCAATTAAACACAGAAGCGCAACTCGAAAATTTAAAGCTAATTATTAGAGACTTAGAAGAGTATGGAGCCAACTGAGCTACTGTCCAAGATGATGAACACTCACCGACCTGCAACAAAACATCACTACCCCCTTTGCGTCTGAATACGTCCCCGAACTTACTTTAGGTCTGTAGACAGCATACAACGCAGAGTTCCCCGGAGTTTCTCCCCTTGAGTGATATCACTTGGGGAAGTGGAGGGTTTGGTTTCCAGCATGGCTAGAATACTAGTTCCCAGCACTGTGTTAACACTTGTATAGGACtgaaaaaacatacaaatttaagGCTTTCAATAAACCAGCAGCTAAAAAGTAGCGGAAAGAATATCGCTTTTTTTCACTCACTACCATGTTAAGAATCAAAAGATAatctatttcttatttttgtaatcttaatgcatttttttcatgcCTAGTGAAATATCAtgctattttaacatttttcttattttcactttaatgaaaatagcaatttttatttcattcattgcATGGTGAAATAAAGTTTGATCTTCTGAtcttttatttatacattaaaaacaacaatcatagACTAAAGAGTAGTTATTTGTCaagaaaagaaatacatttacttGTTACTTTTATTTATGCATACTAATAGAAACCAGTGAAGTCTTGTTTGAAGTTCAGTAATAAACTTGAAACatcttacaaaataaaatccATAAGCATCATACCTGCAAAATCGGAAGTGCCCTGGCGAGTTCTTTCAACATTAACTGCCATAAGGCTGGGCTCATCAGTAACTGACTCTTT contains:
- the LOC128242166 gene encoding uncharacterized protein LOC128242166, which codes for MASKHTKSFKDSMSMASDLIHDFVCSPCQEDNLNTEAKYFCGDCSKYYCDKCLTFHSKIHKQHVVLGRKDVDKWVGQGDALISCDFHPGKVIELLCEDHAEMCCHLCVSLNHRMCRTISLISDLAKDVYKMADFKQLPSKVAKITTSLNQVREVRKKNQGSLKTSGKSMLTKIKDLRKSLNQLLDKLEKRTVKQMDSVLADLDDTLQKDIDFCTLIHDQLKALMDTIQSQGKDDESSSYIGFRKCEEKMAEANSLLQVMSTKPELTATFQPDTRVTQLLSDMHSLGKLQGNQETLTGHQMSNMKSSEQIRPLPDISRVFTVKNKSTFNVNIKQDTVSCYIVGITELSSGEIILVDTRNNRVKILNREYKVIAKYDVPHKPQDICHVTGNQVAVAVNRDYPVRHEVHFLTVTAGTIKMTRKFSVDHDCKSIRHHGDQLYVGSYTALYLYTTDGKLVKKMYEDTSRGMTVAQFALNQDGKRIYICDWGNHKIVTIDNNGSILTTLQDPDIVGPYGVHVSEGGHVFVCSWDSHTVVQVDQEGRKKLATLVGWRDGIECPQAVRYSTHTGRLIVGGKQNNILVMELQ